ATTCTGTTCTCTGAACGAACAAAAGGCGAAACTAAAACAAGTGTTTTCAGGGAGTCAAAAGCACTTTTTAAATCAGTAGTCAATAGGCGGCTTAACCGCTGAGGATTTACAGAGACAATATATTTTGCAATTATAAAAAATACAGAGGGATTGATTTGATTGTATCTGTTGTTGTACCAACATATAACGAGAAAGATAATTTACCCGTTCTCATAGATAAATTAAAAAATGTATTTGATATCAATAATATTGACGCAAGAATAATAGTTGTCGATGACAATTCACCAGATGGTACAGGCCAAATTGCCGATGAACTTGCTGTCAGGTATAACCAATTGATCCATGTGATCCACCGTAAAGGTAAGCTTGGGATTGGATCGGCACATATAGCAGGATTCAAATATTCTATTGAAAAAATAAATGCAGATGTTATAATCTCTATGGATTCTGACCTGTCACATGACCCAGAATATATCCCTGATCTCCTACGCCTATATGAAAAAGGATATGACGTTGTAGTAGGCTCCAGGTATGCTAAAGGTGGAAAGGTAAATGATTGGGGACTGCATCGCAGAATAATGAGCAAAGGTGCAAACATGCTTGCAAGTACTGTTCTTGGTGTAAAGGTAAACGATATGACTACGGGTTATCGTTGCTATTCCAAAGATACCCTTCTTAGCCTGAATCTTGATTCTATTAAATCCGATGGTTATTCTTTCCTTGAAGAGATATTGTACTATTGTAAAAAGAAAAACGCCAGAATTGGCGAGACACCTATTATTTTTGTAGATAGAACGCTAGGAACATCCAAGCTTTCAAAAAAAGAAATAGTCAATTTCTTTTTGACTATTGTAAGACTTAGAATTCATAGTTGAAACAAATATGAATTTACTTTTTTTCTCTTTATGATCAACCCGATCGATCCTAAAAGAGTTACAAATGATATTGCAAGACCTATTTTAAAATCTGTAGGATCAAATACAAATTCAACGTCCTTACTTGCATCATTTATCTGAGATCCGACCATGCTTCCAACATTTTCAGCTGCATCTCCATTTACTTTCCAGCCTTTGTAGAAAGAACTCTTATAAACAACAATATCACCCTCATTAACAAGAGAACTATCTACTGTTACCTTATTTGGAGATAAATATTTTGCTTCAAGTGGAACCAGAATTCCATTTCTGATTGCAAATACATTTGGAAGGCTATTAGGAAGCTCAATAACTGAAACACCATTTACATCAAATAACGCAGGTGCATCTATTGCCTCACCTGTTTCAAGATATTGCGTATCAATCAGATAATTTGCCGGATAATATGAA
The sequence above is a segment of the uncultured Methanolobus sp. genome. Coding sequences within it:
- a CDS encoding polyprenol monophosphomannose synthase — translated: MIVSVVVPTYNEKDNLPVLIDKLKNVFDINNIDARIIVVDDNSPDGTGQIADELAVRYNQLIHVIHRKGKLGIGSAHIAGFKYSIEKINADVIISMDSDLSHDPEYIPDLLRLYEKGYDVVVGSRYAKGGKVNDWGLHRRIMSKGANMLASTVLGVKVNDMTTGYRCYSKDTLLSLNLDSIKSDGYSFLEEILYYCKKKNARIGETPIIFVDRTLGTSKLSKKEIVNFFLTIVRLRIHS